One segment of Carya illinoinensis cultivar Pawnee chromosome 1, C.illinoinensisPawnee_v1, whole genome shotgun sequence DNA contains the following:
- the LOC122313895 gene encoding flavone 3'-O-methyltransferase 1-like translates to MRGMHDMQKIYIRRPSRFLNILKKILMHIWSQLKDAILEGGIPFDRVHGMSAFEYLGMDPRFNKAFNTAMLNHTTMLFKKILECYKGFEALKQLVDVGGGLGGALNLITSKYPHIKGINFDLPHVIQQAPSYPGLEHVGGDMFKSVPKGDAIFMKGILHDWSDEQCLKLQKNCYTAIPNDGMVIVVEIFLPMMPEVSTCMKRNSQLDVLMMAQHPGGKERTRQEFEALVTKAGFKGIKYKCLIYSFQVMEFFK, encoded by the exons atgagaGGTATGCATGATATGCAGAAAATCTATATTCGTCGTCCATCCAGATTCCTCAACatcttgaagaaaattttgatGCATATTT GGTCCCAGCTAAAAGATGCAATTCTTGAGGGAGGAATTCCATTTGATAGGGTTCATGGCATGAGTGCCTTCGAGTATCTTGGCATGGACCCTAGGTTTAATAAGGCTTTTAACACAGCTATGCTCAATCACACTACAATGCTTTTTAAGAAGATCCTTGAGTGCTACAAGGGCTTCGAGGCACTCAAACAGTTGGTCGATGTTGGAGGTGGTCTAGGTGGTGCGCTTAACTTAATTACTTCTAAGTATCCCCACATCAAGGGCATTAATTTCGACTTGCCTCATGTCATACAACAAGCCCCATCTTATCCAG GTCTGGAACATGTAGGAGGAGATATGTTCAAAAGCGTTCCTAAAGGAGATGCAATCTTCATGAAG GGGATACTTCATGATTGGAGTGATGAACAGTGCTTGAAGCTTCAGAAAAACTGCTATACAGCTATTCCAAATGATGGGATGGTAATCGTTGTGGAGATATTTCTTCCAATGATGCCCGAGGTTAGCACTTGTATGAAGCGCAACTCTCAACTTGATGTGCTTATGATGGCTCAACACCCAGGAGGAAAGGAAAGGACACGACAAGAATTTGAGGCCTTGGTAACCAAAGCTGGATTTAAAGGCATCAAATATAAATGCCTTATTTATAGTTTCCAAGTCATGGagttttttaaatag
- the LOC122312450 gene encoding caffeic acid 3-O-methyltransferase-like translates to MASHAAFHPSNLDGDQIEEDESFVYAGQLANSIVLPMALQTVIELGVFEILAKAGPGVKLSPSQISVEMSTTNPEAPKMLDRILRMLASHSVVSCFAGADDAGSFQRLYALSPVSKHFVPDEDGISYYPMMALIQDKVFLASWSQLKDAIIEGGIPFNRVYGMNAFEYLGMDPRFNKVFNTAMLNHTTMLVKKILECYKGFKPLKQLVDVGGGLGGALNLITSKYPHIKGINFDLPHVVQQAPSYPGVEHVGGDMFESVPKGDAIFMKGILHDWSDEQCLKLLKNCYTAIPNDGKVIVVEAFLSMMPEVSTCMKRNSQLDVLMMAQHLGGKERTKQEFEALATKAGFKGIRYECLTAYNCEVMEFFK, encoded by the exons ATGGCATCTCATGCGGCATTCCACCCAAGCAATCTTGATGGTGACCaaatagaagaagatgagagctTCGTCTACGCCGGGCAACTGGCAAACTCAATTGTGCTGCCCATGGCCCTGCAAACGGTCATTGAGCTTGGCGTTTTCGAAATCCTGGCCAAAGCAGGTCCTGGAGTTAAGCTCTCCCCCTCACAGATTTCAGTAGAAATGTCCACCACAAATCCTGAGGCACCCAAGATGCTGGACCGCATCCTCAGGATGCTAGCCAGCCATTCTGTGGTGAGTTGCTTTGCGGGTGCTGATGATGCTGGATCTTTTCAGAGGCTCTATGCTCTTTCACCTGTGTCTAAACACTTCGTCCCTGATGAAGATGGAATCTCCTACTACCCTATGATGGCTCTCATTCAAGACAAGGTCTTCTTAGCTAGCTG GTCCCAGCTAAAAGATGCAATTATTGAGGGAGGAATTCCATTCAATAGGGTTTATGGCATGAATGCCTTCGAATATCTTGGCATGGACCCTAGGTTTAATAAGGTTTTTAACACAGCCATGCTCAATCACACTACAATGCTTGTTAAGAAGATCCTTGAGTGCTACAAGGGCTTCAAGCCACTCAAGCAATTGGTCGATGTTGGCGGTGGCCTAGGTGGCGCGCTTAACTTAATTACTTCCAAGTATCCCCACATCAAGGGTATTAATTTCGACTTGCCTCATGTTGTACAACAAGCCCCATCTTATCCAG GTGTGGAACATGTAGGAGGAGATATGTTCGAAAGCGTTCCTAAAGGAGATGCAATCTTCATGAAG GGGATACTTCATGATTGGAGTGATGAACAGTGCTTGAAGCTTCTGAAAAACTGCTATACAGCTATTCCAAATGATGGGAAGGTAATTGTTGTGGAGGCATTTCTTTCAATGATGCCTGAGGTCAGCACTTGTATGAAGCGCAACTCTCAACTTGATGTGCTTATGATGGCTCAACACCTAGGAGGAAAGGAAAGGACGAAGCAAGAATTTGAGGCCTTGGCAACCAAAGCTGGATTTAAAGGCATCAGATATGAATGCCTTACAGCTTATAATTGTGAGGTCATGGAGTTTTTCAAATAG